Proteins from a single region of Chelonoidis abingdonii isolate Lonesome George chromosome 20, CheloAbing_2.0, whole genome shotgun sequence:
- the FAM222B gene encoding protein FAM222B isoform X1, with translation MLACLPGPGDLSFQLLSYPQMNTGLQKWDTTQKMRSAQYPTPAELDAYAKKVANNPLTIKIFPNSVKVPQRKHIRRTVNGLDTSGQRYSPYPSQPTTKTGLLAIVKSPAKGIIKDFDGTRSRLLPEAMMNPPSTPYVAPSTLNHPQALARQQALQHAQTLPHPQSIPQPQSLTHPQGIPQPQTLPHPQNMQQPQSLQHPQTMAHQTLQHPANTLLQPGLHGSRKMPDADAPPNVTVSTSTIPLSMAATLQQNQPPDLSSIVHQINQFCQARAGISTTSVCEGQIANPSPISRNLLINASTRVSTHNVPTPMPSCVVNPVDHAAAIPSSASVNLPMININRVPSAYQNEMKSVAWNQHQLAHLQQMCGDAAGPTGLAGKHPQREIAGQGFPGKTSNYPQELCMGQSFNLKPPIEKPTPSPPVNGLQGPLPYTNGHYFQPIWNNILPTPNSDSSGSQDLAMPFHGGQPAGAPLDCAAGAHYRAGAGSSSQNNVMQTMDYLSGDFQQACFRDQSMAVLGKVHRPPMNRAPEPTDSRNLHIQHPGYR, from the exons ATGCTGGCCTGTCTACCAGGACCAGGTGACCTCTCCTTTCAGCTTCTTTCTTACCCGCAGATGAACACTGGACTTCAGAAAT gggACACTACACAGAAGATGAGATCTGCTCAGTATCCTACCCCAGCAGAATTGGATGCTTATGCTAAGAAGGTTGCCAACAATCCACTGACTATAAAAATTTTTCCAAACAGCGTCAAAGTTCCCCAGAGGAAACACATACGCCGTACTGTGAATGGACTTGATACTTCAGGCCAGAGGTATAGTCCTTACCCATCTCAGCCCACCACAAAAACAGGCCTGCTCGCAATAGTCAAATCTCCAGCTAAAGGAATTATCAAAGACTTTGACGGAACACGCTCACGTCTGCTGCCGGAAGCAATGATGAATCCCCCTTCCACACCATATGTTGCACCTAGCACTTTAAACCACCCTCAGGCGCTTGCTCGCCAGCAGGCCCTTCAGCATGCACAGACTCTGCCACACCCCCAGAGTATACCGCAGCCACAAAGCTTAACACACCCTCAGGGTATACCGCAGCCGCAGACTTTGCCACACCCTCAGAATatgcagcagccacagagcttgcAGCATCCGCAGACCATGGCACATCAGACTCTGCAGCACCCTGCAAACACTTTGCTGCAGCCAGGTTTACATGGAAGCAGAAAGATGCCAGATGCAGATGCACCGCCGAATGTGACCGTGTCTACCTCAACCATTCCCCTCTCTATGGCTGCCACTCTGCAGCAGAACCAGCCACCAGACCTGAGCAGCATTGTGCACCAGATTAACCAGTTCTGCCAGGCCAGAGCTGGCATTAGCACTACCTCAGTATGTGAGGGACAGATTGCAAACCCGAGCCCCATAAGTCGCAACCTGCTTATCAATGCAAGTACCAGGGTATCGACTCACAATGTTCCCACTCCCATGCCTTCCTGTGTAGTAAACCCTGTAGATCATGCTGCTGCTATTCCTTCTTCTGCCTCTGTTAATTTACCCATGATAAACATCAACAGGGTGCCATCTGCATATCAGAATGAAATGAAATCAGTTGCATGGAACCAGCATCAGCTTGCACATCTCCAGCAAATGTGTGGCGATGCTGCTGGACCTACTGGACTTGCGGGGAAGCACCCTCAGAGAGAGATTGCAGGGCAAGGTTTTCCTGGTAAAACTTCAAACTACCCCCAAGAACTGTGCATGGGCCAGTCTTTCAACTTAAAGCCTCCTATTGAGAAGCCTACACCTTCCCCACCTGTGAATGGATTGCAGGGACCCTTGCCATATACTAATGGGCACTATTTCCAGCCCATATGGAATAACATTCTGCCCACACCAAACAGTGACAGCTCTGGGTCACAGGACCTTGCCATGCCTTTTCATGGAGGACAGCCAGCAGGGGCACCACTAGATTGTGCAGCAGGAGCTCATTATAGAGCCGGAGCTGGTTCGTCCAGCCAGAATAATGTGATGCAGACCATGGATTACCTAAGTGGGGACTTCCAGCAGGCTTGCTTCAGAGATCAGAGTATGGCTGTGCTGGGAAAAGTCCATCGCCCTCCCATGAACCGAGCACCTGAACCAACTGATAGTCGAAATCTTCATATTCAGCACCCGGGGTATAGATAG
- the FAM222B gene encoding protein FAM222B isoform X2, which produces MRSAQYPTPAELDAYAKKVANNPLTIKIFPNSVKVPQRKHIRRTVNGLDTSGQRYSPYPSQPTTKTGLLAIVKSPAKGIIKDFDGTRSRLLPEAMMNPPSTPYVAPSTLNHPQALARQQALQHAQTLPHPQSIPQPQSLTHPQGIPQPQTLPHPQNMQQPQSLQHPQTMAHQTLQHPANTLLQPGLHGSRKMPDADAPPNVTVSTSTIPLSMAATLQQNQPPDLSSIVHQINQFCQARAGISTTSVCEGQIANPSPISRNLLINASTRVSTHNVPTPMPSCVVNPVDHAAAIPSSASVNLPMININRVPSAYQNEMKSVAWNQHQLAHLQQMCGDAAGPTGLAGKHPQREIAGQGFPGKTSNYPQELCMGQSFNLKPPIEKPTPSPPVNGLQGPLPYTNGHYFQPIWNNILPTPNSDSSGSQDLAMPFHGGQPAGAPLDCAAGAHYRAGAGSSSQNNVMQTMDYLSGDFQQACFRDQSMAVLGKVHRPPMNRAPEPTDSRNLHIQHPGYR; this is translated from the coding sequence ATGAGATCTGCTCAGTATCCTACCCCAGCAGAATTGGATGCTTATGCTAAGAAGGTTGCCAACAATCCACTGACTATAAAAATTTTTCCAAACAGCGTCAAAGTTCCCCAGAGGAAACACATACGCCGTACTGTGAATGGACTTGATACTTCAGGCCAGAGGTATAGTCCTTACCCATCTCAGCCCACCACAAAAACAGGCCTGCTCGCAATAGTCAAATCTCCAGCTAAAGGAATTATCAAAGACTTTGACGGAACACGCTCACGTCTGCTGCCGGAAGCAATGATGAATCCCCCTTCCACACCATATGTTGCACCTAGCACTTTAAACCACCCTCAGGCGCTTGCTCGCCAGCAGGCCCTTCAGCATGCACAGACTCTGCCACACCCCCAGAGTATACCGCAGCCACAAAGCTTAACACACCCTCAGGGTATACCGCAGCCGCAGACTTTGCCACACCCTCAGAATatgcagcagccacagagcttgcAGCATCCGCAGACCATGGCACATCAGACTCTGCAGCACCCTGCAAACACTTTGCTGCAGCCAGGTTTACATGGAAGCAGAAAGATGCCAGATGCAGATGCACCGCCGAATGTGACCGTGTCTACCTCAACCATTCCCCTCTCTATGGCTGCCACTCTGCAGCAGAACCAGCCACCAGACCTGAGCAGCATTGTGCACCAGATTAACCAGTTCTGCCAGGCCAGAGCTGGCATTAGCACTACCTCAGTATGTGAGGGACAGATTGCAAACCCGAGCCCCATAAGTCGCAACCTGCTTATCAATGCAAGTACCAGGGTATCGACTCACAATGTTCCCACTCCCATGCCTTCCTGTGTAGTAAACCCTGTAGATCATGCTGCTGCTATTCCTTCTTCTGCCTCTGTTAATTTACCCATGATAAACATCAACAGGGTGCCATCTGCATATCAGAATGAAATGAAATCAGTTGCATGGAACCAGCATCAGCTTGCACATCTCCAGCAAATGTGTGGCGATGCTGCTGGACCTACTGGACTTGCGGGGAAGCACCCTCAGAGAGAGATTGCAGGGCAAGGTTTTCCTGGTAAAACTTCAAACTACCCCCAAGAACTGTGCATGGGCCAGTCTTTCAACTTAAAGCCTCCTATTGAGAAGCCTACACCTTCCCCACCTGTGAATGGATTGCAGGGACCCTTGCCATATACTAATGGGCACTATTTCCAGCCCATATGGAATAACATTCTGCCCACACCAAACAGTGACAGCTCTGGGTCACAGGACCTTGCCATGCCTTTTCATGGAGGACAGCCAGCAGGGGCACCACTAGATTGTGCAGCAGGAGCTCATTATAGAGCCGGAGCTGGTTCGTCCAGCCAGAATAATGTGATGCAGACCATGGATTACCTAAGTGGGGACTTCCAGCAGGCTTGCTTCAGAGATCAGAGTATGGCTGTGCTGGGAAAAGTCCATCGCCCTCCCATGAACCGAGCACCTGAACCAACTGATAGTCGAAATCTTCATATTCAGCACCCGGGGTATAGATAG